A window of the Anoplopoma fimbria isolate UVic2021 breed Golden Eagle Sablefish chromosome 17, Afim_UVic_2022, whole genome shotgun sequence genome harbors these coding sequences:
- the bloc1s1 gene encoding biogenesis of lysosome-related organelles complex 1 subunit 1: MLSRLLKEHQAKQNERKEQQERRRREAISSATCLTEALVDHLNVGVAQAYVNQRKLDHEVKTLQVQASQFSKQTAQWISMVEGFNQALKEIGDVENWARSIEMDMRTIATALEYVHKGQPQPAS; the protein is encoded by the exons ATGTTGTCTCGTCTACTGAAGGAGCACCAGGCGAAGCAGAATGAGAGGAAAGAACAGCAAG AGAGACGCAGACGTGAAGCTATTTCTTCAGCCACGTGTCTGACTGAAGCCCTGGTGGATCACCTCAATGTGGG AGTTGCCCAGGCATACGTAAACCAGCGTAAGCTCGACCATGAGGTGAAGACTCTCCAAGTGCAGGCGAGCCAGTTCTCCAAACAAACTGCTCAGTGGATCAGTATGGTGGAGGGTTTCAATCAGGCCCTAAAG GAAATTGGGGATGTGGAGAACTGGGCCCGCAGTATTGAGATGGACATGAGGACCATCGCCACAGCTCTGGAGTACGTACACAAGGGCCAACCGCAGCCTGCTTCCTAA
- the rdh5 gene encoding retinol dehydrogenase 5 has protein sequence MDMQFVYDVLGENAWSYIGATFVVLWILVWLYRDSLEIEDIADKYVFVTGCDSGFGNLLCKKLDRKGFHVLAGCLTEKGADDLKRVAGPYLKTVLLDVSNQDSVQKAMEWTKKEVGDKGLWGIVNNAGRSLPMGPSEWMKVEDFHSILKVNMNGVISMTMTFLPLIKKARGRIVNVASVLGRVAANGGGYCISKFAVESFSDCLRRDINYFGINVCIIEPGFFKTAVTSLEPLERELHRLWNQLSPEVQASYGDKYLDKYIKVQRLIMNAICDTDLSKVTSCMEHALIAAYPRTRYSPGWDAKLIWIPLSYMPSCVVDIGLKLVLPRPSKSV, from the exons ATGGATATGCAGTTTGTCTACGACGTTTTAGG GGAAAATGCTTGGTCATACATCGGTGCTACCTTCGTGGTGTTGTGGATTCTCGTGTGGCTCTACAGAGACAGCCTGGAGATTGAGGACATCGCTGACAAGTATGTCTTCGTGACGGGCTGCGACTCTGGGTTCGGAAACCTGCTGTGTAAGAAGCTCGATCGCAAAGGTTTCCACGTGCTTGCCGGCTGTCTCACAGAAAAGGGAGCTGATGACCTGAAGAGGGTGGCGGGGCCTTATTTGAAGACTGTCCTGCTGGATGTGTCCAATCAGGACAGCGTCCAGAAAGCCATGGAGTGGACCAAGAAGGAGGTCGGCGATAAGG GACTCTGGGGTATTGTGAACAACGCTGGACGCTCGTTGCCCATGGGACCTTCAGAGTGGATGAAAGTGGAGGATTTCCACAGCATTCTGAAAGTCAACATGAATGGAGTGATTTCCATGACGATGACCTTCTTGCCCCTCATCAAAAAGGCCCGCGGCCGTATTGTAAACGTAGCGTCTGTGCTGGGCAGGGTGGCGGCAAACGGTGGTGGATACTGCATCTCTAAGTTTGCAGTGGAGTCTTTCTCTGACTGCCTCAG GAGGGATATTAACTACTTTGGAATCAATGTGTGCATCATTGAGCCGGGGTTTTTCAAGACCGCAGTGACGAGCCTGGAGCCCCTCGAGAGGGAGCTGCATCGCCTGTGGAACCAGCTCAGCCCCGAAGTCCAGGCCAGCTATGGAGACAAGTACCTGGATAAAT acatCAAGGTCCAGCGTTTGATCATGAACGCCATCTGCGACACTGATCTCTCCAAGGTGACCAGCTGCATGGAGCACGCTCTGATCGCCGCCTACCCACGCACCAGATACAGCCCAGGCTGGGATGCTAAGCTTATCTGGATCCCCCTCTCTTACATGCCTTCCTGTGTAGTTGACATTGGGCTGAAACTGGTGCTGCCTCGCCCCTCAAAGAGCGTGTAA
- the gls2b gene encoding glutaminase 2b, translating into MHRLRALRLSTSIRLIVRHSEAEKKVSIIQPACCLTTKSTTTSQRPSPTHLDRFHLSTNVHSKSPSSGVEDLLFYTITEGKEQVPISYFTSALKKTGLHPSDPRLKDCMEEIRQALKESVGEVMMDRDLFHRCVGGNIVLLIQAFRKKFIIPEFDVFAQKINEIYSTVQNQIDGKVADYIPQLAKFSPDLWGVSLCTVDGQRHSVGDTKLPFCLQSCVKPLQYAIAVHEAGTERVHRYVGMEPSGFKFNMLSLDDEDKPHNPMVNAGAIVISSLIEPRSNKAEKFDYVMDFVKKMAGQEYVGFSNAMFQSEKETGDRNFAIGYYMKEKRCFPPGADMIDSLDFYFQLCSIEVTCESGSVMAATLANGGICPITGERVLSAEAVRNTLSLMHSCGMYDFSGQMAFHVGLPAKSGVSGAILLVIPNVMGVMCWSPPLDRVGNSVRGIHFCQELVSLFNFHNYDNLRHFVKKQDPRRPEGDDRNKSVFNLMFAAYSGDVSALRRFALSSMDMDLKDYDSRTALHISAAEGHIDVVKFLTEICKVDPFVEDRWGNLPSDDAMQFGHEEVVKVLRDYQQVCMQQEVQHTEAKHSPKLDTIDGMV; encoded by the exons ATGCACCGTCTGAGAGCGCTGCGTCTCTCCACCTCCATACGACTGATCGTCAGACACTCAGAGGCGGAGAAGAAGGTTTCAATCATCCAGCCAGCATGTTGTCTGACCACGAAATCAACCACCACGTCCCAGAGACCATCGCCTACACACTTGGATCGTTTCCATCTCAGCAC GAATGTTCATTCAAAGTCCCCCAGCTCGGGAGTGGAGGACCTGCTTTTCTACACCATCACAGAGGGAAAAGAACAAGTCCCTATTTCATACTTCACCTCA GCCCTGAAGAAAACCGGCCTTCACCCGTCAGACCCTCGTCTGAAGGACTGCATGGAGGAGATTCGACAGGCTTTGAAGGAATCTGTAGGTGAGGTGATGATGGACAGAGACCTTTTCCACAG atgtGTCGGTGGAAACATCGTCCTGCTGATCCAGGCCTTCAGAAAGAAATTTATCATCCCCGAGTTTGACGTGtttgcacaaaaaataaatgaaatctaCAGCACAGTTCAAAACCAGATTGATGGGAAG GTGGCAGACTACATCCCCCAACTCGCTAAGTTTAGTCCAGATCTGTGGggtgtgtctttgtgtacaGTGGACGGCCAGAG GCACTCAGTAGGCGACACCAAGCTGCCGTTCTGCCTGCAGTCCTGTGTGAAGCCCCTGCAGTACGCCATCGCCGTCCATGAGGCGGGGACAGAGAGGGTCCACCGCTACGTCGGCATGGAGCCCAGCGGATTCAAGTTCAACATGCTCTCCCTTGATGATGAAG ATAAGCCCCACAACCCCATGGTGAACGCTGGAGCCATAGTGATCAGCTCTCTTATCGAG cctCGTTCAAATAAGGCAGAGAAGTTTGACTAT GTGATGGACTTTGTGAAAAAGATGGCAGGCCAAGAGTATGTGGGATTCAGCAATGCAAT GTTCCAGTCAGAAAAAGAAACGGGCGACAGAAATTTTGCCATCGGATACTACATGAAAGAGAAGAGG TGTTTTCCTCCGGGAGCAGATATGATCGATTCCCTGGACTTCTACTTCCAG CTTTGCTCCATCGAGGTGACCTGTGAATCAGGAAGCGTCATGGCTGCCACTCTGGCCAACGGAGGGATCTGTCCAATCACAGGCGAGCGTGTGCTGAGTGCCGAGGCGGTGCGAAACACTCTGAGTCTCATGCACTCATGTGGCATGTATGACTTCTCTGGCCAGATGGCTTTTCAT GTGGGTTTACCGGCCAAATCCGGGGTGTCCGGTGCCATACTGCTGGTGATCCCCAACGTCATGGGAGTGATGTGTTGGTCTCCTCCGCTGGACAGAGTTGGAAACAGCGTCCGGGGAATTCACTTCTGTCAG GAGCTCGTTTCGCTCTTCAATTTCCACAATTATGACAACCTGAGGCACTTTGTAAAGAAGCAGGATCCTCGCAGACCGGAAGGAGATGACAGG AACaagtctgtttttaatttgatgttCGCCGCCTACAGTGGGGACGTGTCTGCCCTGAGAAG GTTTGCTCTCTCATCCATGGACATGGACCTGAAAGACTATGATTCTCGAACAGCGCTACATATCTCTGCAGCAGAGG GTCATATAGATGTGGTGAAGTTCCTTACGGAAATCTGCAAAGTCGATCCATTTGTAGAAGACAG GTGGGGGAACCTACCAAGCGATGACGCCATGCAGTTCGGACATGAAGAGGTGGTGAAGGTGCTGAGAGACTACCAGCAGGTCTGCATGCAACAGGAAGTGCAGCACACTGAGGCTAAGCATTCCCCGAAGCTGGACACCATCGACGGCATGGTGTGA
- the LOC129106215 gene encoding elastase-1-like isoform X2, with amino-acid sequence MLRFLVLTSLAALVLAELTPQPRYLEEDSVEERVVGGEVANPNSWPWQISLQYKSGSNFYHTCGGTLIRRGWVMTAAHCVDRSRTWRVVLGDHDINSNEGREQYMSVSRVYLHPNWNSNNIAGGWDIALLRLSSDASLNNYVQLGALPPSGQVLLQNNPCYISGWGRTQTGGQLSAQLKHAYLPVVDYKTCSNYVWWGSTVKDSMVCAGGGMASGCQGDSGGPLNCRVYGNWVVHGVTSFVSSSGCNATKKPTVFTRVSAYISWMNNIMG; translated from the exons ATGCTCAGGTTTCTTGTACTCACCTCTCTCGCAGCCCTCG TGCTGGCTGAGCTGACTCCCCAGCCCAGGTACCTGGAGGAAGACAGTGTTGAGGAGAGAGTTGTGGGAGGAGAGGTGGCAAATCCCAACTCCTGGCCCTGGCAG atCTCTCTTCAGTACAAATCTGGCAGCAACTTCTACCACACTTGTGGAGGAACCCTGATCAGGAGAGGATGGGTCATGACCGCTGCTCACTGCGTGGACAG ATCCAGGACTTGGCGTGTCGTTCTTGGAGATCACGACATCAACAGTAACGAGGGCAGAGAGCAGTACATGAGCGTGAGCCGCGTCTACCTCCACCCCAATTGGAACTCCAACAACATTGCTGGAGG GTGGGACATCGCTCTGCTGCGTCTGTCCTCTGATGCTTCTCTCAACAACTACGTCCAGCTCGGCGCTCTGCCCCCCTCCGGTCAGGTCCTACTCCAAAACAACCCCTGCTACATCTCTGGCTGGGGTCGCACCCAGA CTGGAGGTCAGCTGTCTGCCCAGCTGAAGCATGCCTACCTGCCCGTTGTTGACTACAAGACCTGCAGCAACTATGTATGGTGGGGCAGCACTGTGAAGGACTCCATGGTCTGTGCTGGTGGTGGAATGGCGTCTGGTTGCCAG GGCGACTCTGGTGGCCCCCTGAACTGCAGAGTCTACGGAAATTGGGTTGTCCACGGTGTGACCAGCTTTGTGTCTTCCTCTGGCTGCAACGCCACCAAGAAGCCCACCGTCTTCACCCGTGTGTCTGCCTACATCAGCTGGATGAACAAC ATCATGGgttga
- the LOC129106215 gene encoding elastase-1-like isoform X1 — MLRFLVLTSLAALVLAELTPQPRYLEEDSVEERVVGGEVANPNSWPWQISLQYKSGSNFYHTCGGTLIRRGWVMTAAHCVDRSRTWRVVLGDHDINSNEGREQYMSVSRVYLHPNWNSNNIAGGWDIALLRLSSDASLNNYVQLGALPPSGQVLLQNNPCYISGWGRTQTGGQLSAQLKHAYLPVVDYKTCSNYVWWGSTVKDSMVCAGGGMASGCQGDSGGPLNCRVYGNWVVHGVTSFVSSSGCNATKKPTVFTRVSAYISWMNNVSITH, encoded by the exons ATGCTCAGGTTTCTTGTACTCACCTCTCTCGCAGCCCTCG TGCTGGCTGAGCTGACTCCCCAGCCCAGGTACCTGGAGGAAGACAGTGTTGAGGAGAGAGTTGTGGGAGGAGAGGTGGCAAATCCCAACTCCTGGCCCTGGCAG atCTCTCTTCAGTACAAATCTGGCAGCAACTTCTACCACACTTGTGGAGGAACCCTGATCAGGAGAGGATGGGTCATGACCGCTGCTCACTGCGTGGACAG ATCCAGGACTTGGCGTGTCGTTCTTGGAGATCACGACATCAACAGTAACGAGGGCAGAGAGCAGTACATGAGCGTGAGCCGCGTCTACCTCCACCCCAATTGGAACTCCAACAACATTGCTGGAGG GTGGGACATCGCTCTGCTGCGTCTGTCCTCTGATGCTTCTCTCAACAACTACGTCCAGCTCGGCGCTCTGCCCCCCTCCGGTCAGGTCCTACTCCAAAACAACCCCTGCTACATCTCTGGCTGGGGTCGCACCCAGA CTGGAGGTCAGCTGTCTGCCCAGCTGAAGCATGCCTACCTGCCCGTTGTTGACTACAAGACCTGCAGCAACTATGTATGGTGGGGCAGCACTGTGAAGGACTCCATGGTCTGTGCTGGTGGTGGAATGGCGTCTGGTTGCCAG GGCGACTCTGGTGGCCCCCTGAACTGCAGAGTCTACGGAAATTGGGTTGTCCACGGTGTGACCAGCTTTGTGTCTTCCTCTGGCTGCAACGCCACCAAGAAGCCCACCGTCTTCACCCGTGTGTCTGCCTACATCAGCTGGATGAACAACGTCAGTATTACACACTAA
- the LOC129106217 gene encoding elastase-1-like encodes MLRLLVLTTLAALVLAELEPQPRYLEESFERVVGGEVASANSWPWQISLQYKSGSSYYHTCGGTLIRRGWVMTAAHCVDSARTWRVILGEHDLYSNNGREQVMTVSQVYIHPGWNSGRVSAGFDIALLRLTSEATLNSYVQLGSLPPNGQILPNNNLCYVTGWGRTSTGGSLSAQLKQAYLPLVDYKTCTSADWWGSTVKPTMVCGGGGAEAGCNGDSGGPLNCLVNGKYSVTGIASFVSGYGCNTPKKPTVFTRVSAYIDWMDSIMK; translated from the exons ATGCTTAGACTTCTGGTGTTGACAACTCTCGCAGCCCTGG TGCTGGCTGAACTGGAGCCCCAGCCCAGGTATCTGGAGGAGAGCTTTGAAAGAGTCGTGGGAGGTGAGGTGGCCAGTGCCAACTCCTGGCCCTGGCAG ATCTCTCTTCAGTACAAATCTGGAAGCAGCTACTACCACACATGCGGAGGAACCCTGATCAGGAGAGGCTGGGTTATGACCGCTGCTCACTGTGTGGACAG CGCTAGGACGTGGCGTGTCATTCTCGGTGAACATGACCTCTACAGCAACAACGGCAGAGAGCAGGTCATGACTGTCAGCCAAGTTTACATCCACCCCGGATGGAACTCCGGCAGAGTTTCTGCTGG GTTCGACATCGCCCTGCTGCGTTTGACTTCTGAGGCCACCCTGAACTCCTACGTCCAGCTGGGCTCTCTGCCTCCCAACGGCCAGATTCTGCCCAACAACAACCTCTGCTACGTCACCGGATGGGGTCGCACTTCCA CCGGCGGCAGCCTGTCCGCTCAGCTGAAGCAGGCCTACCTTCCTCTGGTCGACTACAAGACCTGCACCAGCGCTGACTGGTGGGGCAGCACCGTCAAGCCCACCatggtgtgtggtggtggtggtgccgAGGCCGGATGCAAT GGTGACTCTGGTGGCCCTCTGAACTGCCTTGTTAATGGAAAATACTCCGTCACTGGTATTGCCAGCTTTGTGTCTGGTTATGGATGCAACACGCCCAAGAAGCCCACCGTCTTCACCCGTGTCTCCGCCTACATCGACTGGATGGACTCT ATCATGAAGTAA